The DNA region AGCGAGCCGAGCCCTGCAGCTAACCTGGCAAGGGCAGGCAGGGCTGGTGCCCACTGTGCGTCATGGACATCTCGGAGAAGCACGTCCAGGGGTGATGGCAATGGGGCTGTGCCCTTGATGGCTCTGCCAGGCTGTTTGCCAGGACAGATGTCACCCCACATGGTGGGAAGAGGCTCGGCCTGCCCTGTGGCTCACCTGTCTTTTCCACTGCCTCTTTGTGTCTTTTCTGGTAGACCAGAGTCCCTGGAAGGTCTTAAGTGGAGGACGGCCCGTTGGAAGCCAGGCAGCCACGAGACCTGATTTCTGCTTCCTGCCGGGCCTGTCTGCTGCTGCTCACACCATGGGTCTTCAGTGGCGGCCAGAGTCCCCGGGCCCAGGTGTGGGCCTGGGTGCAGCCAGCACTGTGGACCCCAGTGAAAGTACAGGCTCGTCCACGGCCCCACCGACCAAGCGACATTGCCGGTCCTTGTCAGAACCTGAGGAGCTTGTGCGCTGCCGGTCCCCCTGGCGCCCTGGCAGCTCCAAGGTCTGGACTCCAGTCTCCAAGAGGCGGTGCAACAGCGGTGGGAGCGCAGCACTGCAGGGAAGCCCCGGCGCCGTCCTGCCGAGGAGTGCCGTGTGGTTGACCGGTGCCACTTCACCCGCCACGCCCCGGCCGTCCTCGGCCAGCAGCGGCTTCGTGGACAGCAGCGAGGGCAGTGCAGGCTCAGGCCTGCCCTGGTGTTCCGCAGAGCCCTACTTGCTCTCTGTGAGGCGACGCCTGTCCCTCTCACAGGAGCAACTCGCAGGTGTGGGCACTCCCCTGCCCTCAGCCAGCAGCAGCCCCACGTCCACGCCTGAGCTAGGCCGGCACCGCGGACTGCTCCGGTGCCGCTCACAGCCGTGCGTGCTCAGTGGGAAGAGGAGCCGGCGCAAACGGAGGCGTGAGGAGGACGCCAGGTGGACACGCCCATCCTTGGACTTCCTAAAAATGACCCGGGTGAGGCTTTCTTGTTTCCAAGGGCTCAGAGGGGCGTAGATCTGGACTTGGCAGTGCTGGGGTGAGGCTGGCTGATTCTCTGGGAAGCAGCTGCTATCATCCGGCTGGTCTCCTCTGGGCTGGGAGGAAAGGAGTGAGGAGAGCCGTCAGGAGTGGGTGGGAGTGATCAGGGGCCTGTCCCAGTGTCAGAACACCCAGCTCACCCTGCCTGCCCCTGCAGAGGCAGAGCCCCACACACGGCCCAGGGTGGGCCGGCCATGCTTGCACGGTGTGGCCTGGGGGAAGCAGCAGAACAGAGCTGTGGGTTTCTGGCCTAGCTAAGCCACCCGCCTCAGCTGCTGGGGAGCCCCCTGACTTTTTCTGGCGTGGTGATGGCTCGGGAAGTAAGAGGCTGTCCTGGGAGCCCCATTCGAGGCAGAGCCCGGGGTCCTCTCTTGTGGGAGCCGGTGGGTGTCCGTGCTGCAGCTCAGAGCCCAGCAGCGCCTGTGCGCCTTGGGACTCTACAGGCACCTCCTGCAGAAACTGTCTGGATGTAGGAGAGAGCCTGCACCCACTTGAAGATTCTCAGTGCCGCCCACCTGCTCACTTCTCCACCCGCCGTCACAGACTGTGGTTGGCACAGAGTTAAGGAAGGGAACAGGACTGAGGAGGCTTTcccaggtcttgctctgtgttACTAAGGGGATGCATTCACCAGAGACCTCTGGGGGCCCTGGCAGCGCTCGGGGAGGGAGATGGCAGAGCCATGATAGAGAAGGGTTGGCTCTGTGCACACTCACTGGGTCGTCTGTGTTGGGGAGCTTTGGGCAGTGGCAGAAATTAACAGGACTTCCCGATGCCAACTCTGAGTGCAAGCCAGGACTGAGTGGGGctgtggctggggtggggtgggatcaGTGTCAACCTCTCTCCTTGATGACCTGTGGCCTTGGCAACCCCCCGACCTCTTGCCCCCAGCCCCATCCTCTGGGCCACAGGCCTGCCCATGCCCTGCCTCTGGGGAGAGTGGATGTGGGTGGAGCTGTGCACAGCGTGGCTGCACTGTCTTGCTTGGGTGGGCTGGACCTGGGCGCCCTGTGGGGACAGTAACTGGAGAAGGGGCACAGATGGCCCACATCCTCCTCGACCTGGCCACAGCTcagggctggagagcagtgtGGCTGGAGAGCAGTGTGGCTGGAGAGCAGTGTGGCTGGCGTGCTGGGTGGGATCCCCAGGATCCTCCGGGACGCTGGTGCCAGGCCACACCGAGGGTACTGTGAGCTTTGCCTCTTCTCATCAGTGGTTCTCCAGTTGATTCTTCTGGGGGGCTTGAGGTGAGTGGAAAACCCGGACTTCCCTGCTATGAAACTTTTCTGCAGAGAGCAGGGTTTAGAGAAGAAGGCTCTGATCTTTTGCGATGAGATGGGCTGACCTGGGGAAGCCAGTAAATGCTGGACAGCTGGTGGCGAGCTTTGGACATAGCATAAGCAAGCCGTCCCTGCTTGCCAGGGCTTGGGGTGTGCACAGCGTGGGTGTCAGTCCCCGCGGGGACCAGGAGGGACGGGAGCGGAGGAGGGAGCTGCCGGCTCAGCACGTTCTGGGGCGGGGAATGATGGTGCCAGGGACCTACTGATGACCAGACAACAGTCCTGCTGTGGAGGTGGCCCTGGGTTTCTCAGATGCCTTGGGAGACAGACCAGGTGGTCGGCTGAGTCGGTGATCAAGGACCCTTGGTAGAGGCTGCATGGGGCTCAGTCTGGAGATGGGGTACCCCCGGCAGACTGTGAGGTGTGGGTGGCGGCAAGGACTCGCCAGACCCTGGACCAGGGCTCATGGGCACCCAGGGTGTGTGGTGTGTTGGGGAGACtggtgggaggagggcagggctgTCGTCaaatgaagtgtgtgtgtgtgtgtgggggggggggggcatgtGTCTGGggtatgtggtatgtgtgtatctggtgtgtatggtgtgtgtggtatGCGTGTGACtgaggtgtgtgtggtgtgtgtggcatgtgtgtttggtgtgtatggtgtgtgtgatgtgtgtgtgactggtgtgtgtgactgtggcatgtgtggtgtgtatggtgtgtgtggtgtgtgtctggtgtgtgtggtgtgtgtgagtgcatggtGCGTGTGTgacgtgtgtggtgtgtgtgatgtgtgtgacgtgtgtggtgtgtgtggtgtgtgtgtgtgtctgatgcATAAGTGGGTGCCTGGTTTCTCTCTAGGAGGAGAAACCCCCGTTGTGTGGGAACTGGAGCCATGACCCCCAGGACTGGGGCTGCACGGGGTGTCCCATCTCTCAGATCCATGTAGCCCCGGCTTTGGGCCCCTTGCTGAGCCTGCCTGTCCCTGTCCATGCAAGcgctggtcacccaggctggtgtcccGTCCTCTGGATGTTTCTCCAATTCAATCTTCCTTCCTCTCGATCCCAGTTGTTCTGCCTCAGGCCTTGATAACCTTTTCGGCTACTGAGACATCATCCTAGTTGGCTTTGTTGCctctaatct from Piliocolobus tephrosceles isolate RC106 chromosome 3, ASM277652v3, whole genome shotgun sequence includes:
- the FAM53A gene encoding protein FAM53A isoform X1 codes for the protein MVTLITEKLQSQSLDDLTCKSEAGPYSAETLNNSSRPFPLELNDQSPWKVLSGGRPVGSQAATRPDFCFLPGLSAAAHTMGLQWRPESPGPGVGLGAASTVDPSESTGSSTAPPTKRHCRSLSEPEELVRCRSPWRPGSSKVWTPVSKRRCNSGGSAALQGSPGAVLPRSAVWLTGATSPATPRPSSASSGFVDSSEGSAGSGLPWCSAEPYLLSVRRRLSLSQEQLAGVGTPLPSASSSPTSTPELGRHRGLLRCRSQPCVLSGKRSRRKRRREEDARWTRPSLDFLKMTRTLKNSKSLCSLSYEDDDEDDAPVKMVLSSPCESRGLPGITMPGCSQRGLRTSPAHPNLWASRESVTGDGSSRSNGSPSDGDSAGEEGVFLRARGEQLDLEQIENN
- the FAM53A gene encoding protein FAM53A isoform X2, whose product is MGLQWRPESPGPGVGLGAASTVDPSESTGSSTAPPTKRHCRSLSEPEELVRCRSPWRPGSSKVWTPVSKRRCNSGGSAALQGSPGAVLPRSAVWLTGATSPATPRPSSASSGFVDSSEGSAGSGLPWCSAEPYLLSVRRRLSLSQEQLAGVGTPLPSASSSPTSTPELGRHRGLLRCRSQPCVLSGKRSRRKRRREEDARWTRPSLDFLKMTRTLKNSKSLCSLSYEDDDEDDAPVKMVLSSPCESRGLPGITMPGCSQRGLRTSPAHPNLWASRESVTGDGSSRSNGSPSDGDSAGEEGVFLRARGEQLDLEQIENN